In Taeniopygia guttata chromosome 6, bTaeGut7.mat, whole genome shotgun sequence, the genomic stretch GTGCCTGCTTGTGCCAAGGAAAGTTAAGCAGTAACTGGGAGGTGGCGATGAGAagccctgggtgctgcaggggcCAGGGAGCCCCCCATGCTAAGGTCATTCAGGTACAGCTCACCCAGAGTCCCTGCTGGTCCCTGTCCAAAAGCCCGTGGTGTCccatgcagggacacagggcaggggccaaggaccatgctgggggctcCAGCTACTTCGGGGCAGGAGGTGCGgggtgcagggcacagctgagggctGGCATAGGGGCAAGGCTCTCGGCAAGGGTGCTACAGCAGGGTGGGCTGCTGGACGGGCCAGCAGTGGCTCTGGCAGTGCGGGGTGAGTGCTGGTTCTCTTAGACAAGGAGGGAGCATCCCCAGGCAGAGGGCCTGTGGGCGGCCGGCTCTCCCATGCGGGACAGGGCAGGGGCCGGGGTCTCTGCAGGATGTCAGGGTTGGCTGGGGCCAGGAGAAGGGTGGAGAAGGAGCGCCAAGGTGCAGCGGGGAGGGGTGGGGCAGAGGGCTCCCCCTCGGCAGAAGAGGGGGCCGGCGCGGCTGCACGCCCCGGACAGACCCCGGCGGGCCCCGGGGCGGAAGGGGCGGCTCTGTCCGGCCCTTCCCGCACCTCCCGGGGCCGCCCGCGCCGCGGGCTCGGTGCGGAGCCGTGCCGAGCTGGGGAGCTCCGCCTGCCGAGACGTGTCCCCGGGGACACCTGCCCCGCGTCCACCGGGTGCGTCCGCGGCACAACCGGGAGCgacccccggcccctccccgcTCCTGCCCTGTTGCGGCTCCCGGAGCtccggcggcggggcgggggatGGAGCCAGGCGGCGTGGGAAAGCTCCGCGGGGAGTGGGGATGGAGCCGAGCGGGCGCCCAGcctttgggaaaaaatgttGTCTGGGGACCCCTGAGGCTGTTCCCCACTCGGGAGGACCGGGACGCGTGTGAAAAAATGCCGGGTTTGCCGCAGTGCCCCATTTCGGAAGGTTTTTAGATGCAAAACTCGATTCTGTGGCTACAGCTGGTTTGTGTTGAAACGCACCCCATCCCGAAAGGATGCAGATAGCGTGGGGCGGAGCGGGCGGGACGGCTGCCCTCGGGATCACCCCGGGCCAcccagctcctgggctggggcGGGAGGAAACCAGCACGGGCAGGGGAGCTTAGcggagagggaggagagggactCTTCCCGATGCCTGCGCTGGGACAGGTCGGTGGTGACCCTGACCTCGGTACAGAGAGGCGGCCCGAGGCGGCCGGGTGCCAAGAGCCGTAAGGGGCAGGGTGGGGCGATCCCGGCATCGCCGGTTGCCCCGGCAAACATCTTGTCAGCAGTCATCGCTGAAACTTAAACAAACCACAGACCTGGGCGCTGGCACGCTGCGGCCGGACCCTGCCGCAgctgtgggtgcagggaggTGTCAGAGGACAGGGTGAGTGCTCTGAATCTGCTTCATCCCCTCTTGGGCACCTCCTGCCTGGCTTCCCACCCCACTGCTCATAGGGGTGGGGATGGGTGCACCCATCCTTCCTCGGTGCTCTCCCGCAGCTCTTTCCTTCcgggcaggagcgggcaggtgcctgatttttttctctctgcatttcctggtcggaggcaggaggcagggcaggctgggtgGTCCCGAGCCCCGACGACACCGACAGCTCCTCTCGGTGCCGAGGTgtccacaggagctgctgcgATGGAGCTGGGGAACATCTCGCAGCCCACGTACCGCCCTGGCCCCGAGGCGCCGGGGAGCAGCACGCCGGGGGTGGTGACAATGGCACACGGCTTCCTGCGGCTGGTGCAGCCCAACCCCCTGCCCATAGGTGGGTGCGTGGCGGTGGGGGGCTGGTAGTGCTGTAATGGCTGGGGTAATCGGGAGTGGGATCCCAAGGATTGCCAGCTGTGTCCTGCTCATGTCCCATAACAGCTGTGGGGCTATCTTAGCTGGGCCCCAGGACAGGCATTAGTGGTAATGCCACCTTGCAGAGTTCTgccccatcctccctccaggtaTCTTAATCCTAGGCCCCCAAAaatgtgcagagcaaagcccactCTGCAGGGTCTTTGCCTGTCTTGAAGCCCTCTGTACTTGCTGGCCTCCAAGAGCAGTGTGTCCTGGTGCCAGTGGCAGCACTGTGTGCTCTCCCTGTGCGCTGCCCTGCTTTGCCAGCACTTGCCCTTGCTCCTGTCGCTGTCACAGCTCTGTCTCAAAGCTGCTGCAGGTTTGCACAGGTGATACCAGgaccctgcagctgccccataGTCATGGGGCAAGTGCTGCCCACCTGTAGGGAAATGCTACTCTGAGTACTGCCACTTGTGCTTCCTCTTTCACTGGCTTCAACCCTTGCTTACCATTAACACGCTGGCAAAGGTGTGGCTGGCACCACAGGTCCTGCTTTGTGGACCTGTGTCACATAGACACCAGAGTACAATCAATGTCCCCATGTGTCATCAGAACTTGTAATGAGGGCATGcggcacagggagggagagccCTGGGACTGAAAGAGGCAGCGTGGCAGGGAGCCTTTGCCCCAGTACTCATTCCTCACTGGCAGTGTCCTTGAGCCTCTGTGtagggctgggctgcaggagggctgcCCCGGGGCACTCTCCGTGACGCCCATGGTGGTAAGGAACTCCCTTGTTCTGTGAACCCGAGAGCTTTGGAGCTGGCAGCACTTTTCTGGGGTGCAAAAATGCTGCATGATGTGGTGGCTGGGGATGGCAGCTGCAAGGGAGAAAAATGCCATACTCGGAGCCGGTCTGAGCTGCAGGTGATGCCTTGGGCTGGGAGCAGTGAGCAGGGTCTGGGATTCTCTTGGAGAGCCCCACAGGGCCCAGCACCTGCTCACAGCCCTCTGTGCTTCTTGTCTCCCAGAGCTGATTAATTTTGGGCAGTCTCAGAGCGAGTCCAGACAGGAGGACATCTCCAAGGTGAGCAGACAGCTGGGGTGGGGAGCTGGCAGCCCCAGACCACCGTGGACTGGGGGATGCTGGTGGGTGCTGCTCTGAGGCTGAGCCCTGGATGCTGAGTAGCAGCAGGGGGACACGTTCTGCCCCCCGGGGGGACCCATTTTGTCTGTTTGGGTCTGGACAGAGTGTGCAGAGCTGAGGAGCCTTTGTGGCACCAGCGTTATGCTGCTTCTCATTCTTCCtatcccagctgctgctctacGAACTGGGTTTCCTGGTCTGCGCGGCCATTGGagtcctcctcatcttcctcgTGCCGCTGGTGggatgctgcttctgctgctgccgctgctgcgggAACTGCGGGGGCCGCATGTACCAGAAGCAGGGCCGGCGGACGGGCTGCCGGCGCCGGGCGCTCTGggcctctgtgctgctgctctccgcTGTCCTCCTGTGAGTGCGCCGGCCGGGAGGCTCCGCATGGAGCCCAGGGGTGGCTGGAAATGCCGGCGCTTGGCGGCCGTGCCAGGAAGCTGCCATTGTTCACGGATAGATCCCGGCACGGCGGGACAAAGGAGAGGAAGCAGCGGCGGTGGGGAGCTGGCACCGTGCAGACATTTCCCGACAGCTTCCCCATGGCGTACCGGGCTctcccgtgcctcagtttcctgcGTCCCTCCTCTCTGGTCCCTCAGTGCTGGGATGCACTGGAAGCAGGAGTCACTGGtgtgctccagaccctccaggctgtgcagggagtCCGTGTGGGTGGGTTTGGAGGGGAGCATTGGGACTGAGCTCCCCACATGCTGACTTTGCCACCCTTCCCTTGTAGGGCTGGTAGTGTCTGTGCCCTCATCAGCAACACCCGCTTCTCCCAGGCTGTGAAGAGCACCTTCCCCAATGTGAACAACACTCTGGACAACATCCACACTTACCTGGCCTCCATCCCCCAGGCACGCATGGTCCTCCTGCCATATCTTGGGGGCAAggggccaggcaggaggagcagcccaaAGAGCCCCCTGAGGAAGGacagcagaggggctggcagcagagaaGGGTCCCCACCTTCACTGACACCACTTCTCTGTTCCTACAGCAAGTCGATTTTATCATCAACAAGAGCAATGTCCCGCTGGACTATGCCAACCGCAGCCTCCAGGGTGAGGGTGTGCGatgggaggggctggagcacgcCCATGGCCCTGTGGCTGGGTTGGGGGTTCTTGGGCAGTGGGGGTGTTGTTTGGGTTTACTTTTCTGCCCTGTTCTTATGGGGATGTCTAAAGGGACTGGGTCTGGAGGCTCTTCcaagctccagctctgctccagtttctgcttttctttattcAGGCTCCTCTCTGGGAAGGGTGATGCAGGTAGTGGGAAAGTGGGGATATCCCCACTGCCCCCCATCTGGGGATGGGTGAGGGAGGGGTGCTAGTGGTGTCAGTGATTTTACCAGCTTTCCTGCAAGCCCCAGGACCTTGCAGGGATCCTGCTATTCACATCACATCTCTCCCATCTCTGCAGACATTGGGCCCAAACTGGGCAGTAGGATCACCTCACGCATCAGGAGCAGCACGGATGGGGCTCTGGGATCTCTCCAGAGACTCTTGCAAGGTACTGGCCCTATCCCTGGGAGACTGGCAAGGGACTTGGGGGATCAAAAGATGGGGTGGTGCATGTTTGGGTGAGGCTCccatggaggtggatccttTTGGCCTCCCAGCCACACCCTGGGGCAAGTGCCGTGACTTTGGGGGTGCCCCTAGGTCGCATTTTTTTCATGGGTTTCCAAGGTTCAGCTGGATGGGAACGAGTCCCTGCCACAGTGGCAGGATGAGGCCCTGAGCTCCCCACTAtctccccagggatggagatgcTGAACGCCACCTTTGCCAACATTGCTGTCAGCCGCTCAGACCTcgaggagctgcagagcaacTACAGCCAGCGGCTGGTCAGCCTGCGGGGCGAGCTCAACCGCACCCTGCAGAAATGTGGCCTCCCCTGCGGCCGAGTGTCCCTGGACGGGCTCGCCTTCACCGCCAACTTCAGCACGGTGAGGAGGGGCAAGGTGTGGGTGAGGGGCCccagcactccctgccccagcccccaCAGCTCCCTCACCCCAGGCTCTTCCCCGCAGATCCCAGgtgtggagcagcagctggaggcacTGCGTGAGGTCTCTGAGTCAAACATGGAGACTGATTTAGAGGAGGTAAGGGGTGTTCCCTTCACCCAGGCAACTGTGCTGACAGGGTGTGGGTTGGGAAGAGCTCTGTCAGGAGCTCAGTGTGTGATGTGGAGGAAAGGTCCAGAGGTCTGTTCGCTGTCCCAACCATCCCTGCACACTGGTAGGGTGGACTGGGTGCTGTGGGGAGCCTGGCTGTCATGTGTTACTGGGATCTGGGGACAaggggatgtgctgctcagccctggaTTGCAGGCAGCGCTGTGAGTTCCATGCAGTGCTCTCCTGGATGCAGGTTAACAGAACGCTGAGCATGACCCCTGACAAGGTGCAAAAGCAGTCCCAGGAAGTGGTGGCAAGTAAGTAGGGCTTTGTGTGCTGACTTCTCCTTCTTCTAGGGTTCCCTCCTCCCTTCTCAAGCCATTCTTTCCTGGAGGtcttccctgcagccctggctgtccccaggtgccatcATGCCAATGTCCTCCTTGGCCATGATCCCCCTTTCCTATTCTTTCTGAGTCgccgctgccctgcaggacctgGGCAGCAGCTCGCAATGTCAGCGTGTCCCCATTCCTTACAGAGAGCCAGGACCAGCTGGACCTCATCAGGCAGGAGGTCAGAAGCTTGCGGGAAGGGCTGCCACTCCTGGATGTGGAGGAGAAAGTTGGGGCCTTTGTGAACGATGCCACATCGATGCTGGAGGAGTACAGGGAGCCGATCATTGCCTGGGATGGGCTCAGGTGGGTGAGGGGCTGCGGCCCCAGCTCCATTGTCTGGAGGGTTTTAAGGTTCCTGCTCCTTCCATTGCTAGAGGTGGGGACTTGCTGGGTGGTGGGGTTGTGGGTGCAGGGTAGTCAGAGCTGTGCCTTGCATCATGCCCCTTCCCTGCTGTGGTGTCTGGGacctttttccttcccatgaAGGCAGCCAGTGGACTGCAGGGTGCTGCTCAGGATCCCAGGTTCTGCTGCCTGACTCCCACCCTTTGTCTTGGCCCAGGCTGATCGTGTGTGCCCTCCTGTGCTGCACAGTGCTACTGGTGGTCCTCTGCAACGTttttgggctgctgctggggcccCTGGGGCTGAAGGAAGGTGTGCTGCCCACACAGCGCAGCAGCCTCTCCCATGCTGGCGGGAACTTCTTCATGGCGTGAGGCTCAATTGTCTGCCAAGGACGTGTGTGGGAGCGCTGGGAtggatgggcagggctggcctggGAATGCTCGAGCTCTTAAATCATCATTTTACTGCAGCTTAATGGCCTGCCCCGTGGTGACTCCCCGTGCAGGTGGTAAATTGAAGGTCAAATGTGGTGCTGGTGAGAGGCATTTGAGGGGAGCCCGTTTGCCCCGTGACGGCGAGGGCTGGCAGTGTGTGCCTGGGTCCTGCAGCTCTGCGGGGGAGTGCTGCCTTGCAAAGCTGTGGGAAGCTATTCTGGAATCCAAGCTCCAGGGTAGAGCCTGGTCATGCTCTGGGCTCTGAAGGCAGAAAAGAGACAAGCTTGTGGGAAGGGTGGTGTTCCCACAACTGTGGGGGTGAGGGGtgtgcagcccctgggctctgtGAACTGAGGGCAATGCCAACATCAGTGCTGGGCCACTGGGCTGCCGGTGCTGATGGCATTTCTGTCCCGGCAGAGGGGTTGGCTTCAGTTTCATCTTCTACTGGCTGCTCATGCTGCTGGTGATGATCCTCTTCATGCTGGGGGGGAACATTTACATGCTCTTCTGTGAGTCCTGGCACaaccagcagctcttccagGTAAGCTTGTTGTGGGGAAACTGTGTGGAGATACTGCTTCCTAAAGGAGGGCTGCTGGTGAAGCAGAGGCAGCACTAGCCATTTAGGATGCTCTTCCAAGGTGTCCTGCCCTGCACTATGTCTAGTTTCTCCATCTCTTTCCTTGCTCTTAGCTCCTGGACAATCCTGGCAAGATCCCTAACTTCAATTTCTCAGACCTGCTGGGCCTGAAGAGTGACACGACAAACTTCTCAGAGATATACAGGTGGGTCAATGCCCTCAGATGCtctccaggagcagggcagcatgCCCTGCCTTCCTAGGCTGTGGGTAGGCACTGATTGCAGGGAAGGAGCAAGGTGCAACCTATCTGCACAGCTGAGGATGTGCTCCTGGGAGGGGGTGGCCCGCACCTGCCCTGTTTTAAACCCCATGCTTCCAtcctgcaggcagtgccagcaAGATGCTTCTCTGTGGCAAACTCTGCACTTGGACCAGAGCATGTCCCTGGATGAGCTCTTGAATATCAGCCAGGTGAGCATGAGGCTGCCAGGGTCTTGAGGGCAGAAATCCAGTCCAAGGGCTGAGGGGACAGTCAGGAGTCAGCACATGTCCCATCATGGCCTCCTTTGCTCTGGCAGTACGCAGGAAACATCTCCACAGCTTTTAAGAAGATGAACATCACCCTAAGCCCCatctccctgctcaagcagagcCAGAAAGACCTGCTGCTGAATGCCAGTCGGGCCGGACAGCCTCCCAACTTCACCCTCACCCTGGAGCAGGTGTGCTGCCTGTAGCCTGGTCTTGGGACTGGGGTGGGGGAGTTGGATGTGGGTTGAGAAGGTCTGTTGCGCTCTTCTTTTTGCTGCTGTGAGAGTCCTCTGCCATTTGTGTAACCCGTTAGGGTAACAAGGCACATCCTCTGCCCAGAAGGCCCTGGTTCCACTCTGTCCCACAAAGAAGGGGTATAGCTCCCCTTGTGAACCCCATTCCTCATTCTCTGCCTTTTCCAGCTGGATCAGAATATGACCCAGGGAAGCCTCCTGGATCTGGCTGCAGAGTTGGAGCAGCTGGCAGAAGAAGTGGTGAGAGACCATAACACCCCAGGGCCATAGCCACCCTGTCCCCAAAACCACTGGTTGATGCTTCTCTGTGCCTGCCTGGGTGTTGAGGGGTGGCCCTTTACTCTTGCCCAGCTCttttctccagcctggctcATCAGCTGGCTGTGGTgaagcacagagctgggcactgctgactgCAGCTCTTCCAGGGCACAGACGTGAAGAAGGACCTGGAAGATAA encodes the following:
- the LOC100218935 gene encoding prominin-1-A isoform X4; translation: MRSPGCCRGQGAPHAKVIQEAGQAGWSRAPTTPTAPLGAEVSTGAAAMELGNISQPTYRPGPEAPGSSTPGVVTMAHGFLRLVQPNPLPIELINFGQSQSESRQEDISKLLLYELGFLVCAAIGVLLIFLVPLVGCCFCCCRCCGNCGGRMYQKQGRRTGCRRRALWASVLLLSAVLLAGSVCALISNTRFSQAVKSTFPNVNNTLDNIHTYLASIPQQVDFIINKSNVPLDYANRSLQDIGPKLGSRITSRIRSSTDGALGSLQRLLQGMEMLNATFANIAVSRSDLEELQSNYSQRLVSLRGELNRTLQKCGLPCGRVSLDGLAFTANFSTIPGVEQQLEALREVSESNMETDLEEVNRTLSMTPDKVQKQSQEVVAKSQDQLDLIRQEVRSLREGLPLLDVEEKVGAFVNDATSMLEEYREPIIAWDGLRGVGFSFIFYWLLMLLVMILFMLGGNIYMLFCESWHNQQLFQLLDNPGKIPNFNFSDLLGLKSDTTNFSEIYRQCQQDASLWQTLHLDQSMSLDELLNISQYAGNISTAFKKMNITLSPISLLKQSQKDLLLNASRAGQPPNFTLTLEQLDQNMTQGSLLDLAAELEQLAEEVGTDVKKDLEDNAHKLRELEKEMRASFSGPLQSLKENIHSVQSGAAQLEGQTSAALDKASKTQEFLERETPIIIKNETLAFLEGLLDFFETYISWAKSRVTEDVARCKPIAQSLDNMELIGCDYIMDSVNAFWFSLGWCTLFLLPSIILAVRLAKFYRRMDIADVYSNEDFEMPPTFNSYKIPRPSTRH
- the LOC100218935 gene encoding prominin-1-A isoform X1; the protein is MRSPGCCRGQGAPHAKVIQEAGQAGWSRAPTTPTAPLGAEVSTGAAAMELGNISQPTYRPGPEAPGSSTPGVVTMAHGFLRLVQPNPLPIELINFGQSQSESRQEDISKLLLYELGFLVCAAIGVLLIFLVPLVGCCFCCCRCCGNCGGRMYQKQGRRTGCRRRALWASVLLLSAVLLAGSVCALISNTRFSQAVKSTFPNVNNTLDNIHTYLASIPQQVDFIINKSNVPLDYANRSLQDIGPKLGSRITSRIRSSTDGALGSLQRLLQGMEMLNATFANIAVSRSDLEELQSNYSQRLVSLRGELNRTLQKCGLPCGRVSLDGLAFTANFSTIPGVEQQLEALREVSESNMETDLEEVNRTLSMTPDKVQKQSQEVVAKSQDQLDLIRQEVRSLREGLPLLDVEEKVGAFVNDATSMLEEYREPIIAWDGLRLIVCALLCCTVLLVVLCNVFGLLLGPLGLKEGVLPTQRSSLSHAGGNFFMAGVGFSFIFYWLLMLLVMILFMLGGNIYMLFCESWHNQQLFQLLDNPGKIPNFNFSDLLGLKSDTTNFSEIYRQCQQDASLWQTLHLDQSMSLDELLNISQYAGNISTAFKKMNITLSPISLLKQSQKDLLLNASRAGQPPNFTLTLEQLDQNMTQGSLLDLAAELEQLAEEVGTDVKKDLEDNAHKLRELEKEMRASFSGPLQSLKENIHSVQSGAAQLEGQTSAALDKASKTQEFLERETPIIIKNETLAFLEGLLDFFETYISWAKSRVTEDVARCKPIAQSLDNMELIGCDYIMDSVNAFWFSLGWCTLFLLPSIILAVRLAKFYRRMDIADVYSNEDFEMPPTFNSYKIPRPSTRH
- the LOC100218935 gene encoding prominin-1-A isoform X3, with the translated sequence MELGNISQPTYRPGPEAPGSSTPGVVTMAHGFLRLVQPNPLPIELINFGQSQSESRQEDISKLLLYELGFLVCAAIGVLLIFLVPLVGCCFCCCRCCGNCGGRMYQKQGRRTGCRRRALWASVLLLSAVLLAGSVCALISNTRFSQAVKSTFPNVNNTLDNIHTYLASIPQQVDFIINKSNVPLDYANRSLQDIGPKLGSRITSRIRSSTDGALGSLQRLLQGMEMLNATFANIAVSRSDLEELQSNYSQRLVSLRGELNRTLQKCGLPCGRVSLDGLAFTANFSTIPGVEQQLEALREVSESNMETDLEEVNRTLSMTPDKVQKQSQEVVAKSQDQLDLIRQEVRSLREGLPLLDVEEKVGAFVNDATSMLEEYREPIIAWDGLRLIVCALLCCTVLLVVLCNVFGLLLGPLGLKEGVLPTQRSSLSHAGGNFFMAGVGFSFIFYWLLMLLVMILFMLGGNIYMLFCESWHNQQLFQLLDNPGKIPNFNFSDLLGLKSDTTNFSEIYRQCQQDASLWQTLHLDQSMSLDELLNISQYAGNISTAFKKMNITLSPISLLKQSQKDLLLNASRAGQPPNFTLTLEQLDQNMTQGSLLDLAAELEQLAEEVGTDVKKDLEDNAHKLRELEKEMRASFSGPLQSLKENIHSVQSGAAQLEGQTSAALDKASKTQEFLERETPIIIKNETLAFLEGLLDFFETYISWAKSRVTEDVARCKPIAQSLDNMELIGCDYIMDSVNAFWFSLGWCTLFLLPSIILAVRLAKFYRRMDIADVYSNEDFEMPPTFNSYKIPRPSTRH
- the LOC100218935 gene encoding prominin-1-A isoform X2; translated protein: MRDRAGAGVSAGCQGWLGPGEGWRRSAKVQRGGVGQRAPPRQKRGPARLHAPDRPRRAPGRKGRLCPALPAPPGAARAAGSVRSRAELGSSACRDVSPGTPAPRPPGGRAGWVVPSPDDTDSSSRCRGVHRSCCDGAGEHLAAHVPPWPRGAGEQHAGGGDNGTRLPAAGAAQPPAHRAGSVCALISNTRFSQAVKSTFPNVNNTLDNIHTYLASIPQQVDFIINKSNVPLDYANRSLQDIGPKLGSRITSRIRSSTDGALGSLQRLLQGMEMLNATFANIAVSRSDLEELQSNYSQRLVSLRGELNRTLQKCGLPCGRVSLDGLAFTANFSTIPGVEQQLEALREVSESNMETDLEEVNRTLSMTPDKVQKQSQEVVAKSQDQLDLIRQEVRSLREGLPLLDVEEKVGAFVNDATSMLEEYREPIIAWDGLRLIVCALLCCTVLLVVLCNVFGLLLGPLGLKEGVLPTQRSSLSHAGGNFFMAGVGFSFIFYWLLMLLVMILFMLGGNIYMLFCESWHNQQLFQLLDNPGKIPNFNFSDLLGLKSDTTNFSEIYRQCQQDASLWQTLHLDQSMSLDELLNISQYAGNISTAFKKMNITLSPISLLKQSQKDLLLNASRAGQPPNFTLTLEQLDQNMTQGSLLDLAAELEQLAEEVGTDVKKDLEDNAHKLRELEKEMRASFSGPLQSLKENIHSVQSGAAQLEGQTSAALDKASKTQEFLERETPIIIKNETLAFLEGLLDFFETYISWAKSRVTEDVARCKPIAQSLDNMELIGCDYIMDSVNAFWFSLGWCTLFLLPSIILAVRLAKFYRRMDIADVYSNEDFEMPPTFNSYKIPRPSTRH